Proteins from a single region of Leptolyngbya sp. CCY15150:
- a CDS encoding M15 family metallopeptidase → MDKVSPSEQPSKQPRLVIHDDIPVAQRDENPRPNSSRRFSSPGGLFNKEFWILGGAAMAIAILAGGFVAWGTAPVEPPAAAVPAVVTPEISLEIPEEPTELLPVPDDGVPDDTLLGHIPYEEAPTDSLAPIVADGSILMRQAAAAQFMAMADAAAAEGILLEPTSGFRSIEDQEYLFFEVKAERGQIATTRAEVSAPPGYSEHHTGYAVDILDGSRSDIGLVEAFETTDAFRWLQENAAFYSFELSFPRDNPQGISYEPWHWRFVGDRNSLETFYRATSLTTSEASPEASPEASPEASSPPPATP, encoded by the coding sequence GTGGACAAGGTGAGTCCTTCAGAACAACCATCAAAACAGCCGAGGCTTGTCATTCACGATGACATTCCCGTTGCTCAACGGGATGAAAACCCTCGGCCCAACTCTAGCAGGCGGTTCTCATCCCCTGGTGGGCTGTTTAATAAAGAATTTTGGATCCTGGGCGGAGCGGCCATGGCGATCGCCATCCTGGCTGGGGGCTTTGTTGCTTGGGGCACCGCGCCGGTTGAACCACCGGCCGCCGCTGTGCCCGCCGTGGTTACCCCGGAGATTTCCCTAGAGATCCCAGAGGAGCCAACCGAGCTGCTGCCGGTGCCAGATGACGGCGTCCCCGACGATACACTGCTCGGACATATTCCCTACGAGGAAGCCCCAACCGATAGCCTTGCGCCCATTGTGGCGGATGGCAGTATCTTGATGCGGCAGGCGGCGGCGGCGCAGTTTATGGCCATGGCCGATGCCGCTGCCGCCGAGGGCATTCTGCTGGAGCCTACCTCTGGTTTTCGTTCCATTGAGGATCAAGAGTATCTGTTCTTCGAGGTGAAGGCAGAACGGGGGCAGATTGCCACCACCCGTGCTGAGGTCAGTGCGCCGCCAGGCTATAGCGAACACCACACGGGCTATGCCGTCGATATTTTGGATGGCTCGCGATCGGACATTGGCCTGGTAGAAGCCTTTGAAACCACCGACGCTTTTCGCTGGCTACAGGAGAATGCCGCCTTCTACAGCTTTGAGCTTTCCTTTCCCCGCGATAATCCCCAGGGCATTAGCTACGAACCTTGGCACTGGCGCTTCGTGGGCGATCGCAATAGCCTAGAAACCTTCTACCGCGCCACTAGTCTCACGACCTCAGAAGCCAGCCCAGAAGCTAGTCCAGAGGCCAGCCCAGAAGCCAGTTCACCACCCCCTGCCACCCCCTAA
- a CDS encoding AEC family transporter codes for MSELFTNLAKLYVPLVAWVGFGMVLGRSLPKAIPHALGKGLFWFGVPLSVFGFLRQADLSGSVWIAPVVAWVALACGAGLAWLWIVVQTRRGSDRSFVPQNDPAKGSFLLAAMVGNTGYLGYPVALALVGPQYFGWAIFYDTLGSTLGAYCIGVLLGARFGLAQQGRWTMAQAFVRNPALWAFSLGMLCRSVQFHPWVEQGLLGGAWLMLVLALLLLGMRLSQLDLRLNLNQAVVTLFIKMLMIPLIFGLALRSLGLTGLPHFAVVLQLAMPPAFATLVIAEAYDLDRQLTVTCLAVGSVGLLLTLPIWMVLFSPGDMVVTWLY; via the coding sequence ATGTCTGAGTTGTTTACAAATTTAGCGAAGCTATACGTTCCATTGGTGGCCTGGGTTGGCTTTGGTATGGTGCTGGGGCGATCGCTCCCTAAGGCCATTCCCCATGCGCTCGGTAAGGGGCTGTTTTGGTTTGGGGTACCCTTGAGTGTTTTTGGCTTCCTGCGCCAGGCCGATCTATCGGGATCGGTGTGGATTGCGCCGGTGGTGGCTTGGGTGGCCCTGGCCTGTGGGGCGGGGCTGGCCTGGCTGTGGATTGTGGTGCAAACGCGGCGGGGGAGCGATCGCAGCTTTGTGCCCCAGAATGATCCCGCCAAGGGCAGTTTTCTGCTCGCCGCCATGGTGGGCAATACGGGGTATCTTGGCTATCCTGTCGCCCTAGCCCTGGTGGGCCCGCAGTACTTCGGCTGGGCCATTTTCTACGACACCCTGGGCAGTACTCTGGGAGCCTACTGCATTGGCGTCTTGCTAGGGGCGCGGTTTGGCTTGGCCCAGCAGGGACGATGGACGATGGCCCAGGCCTTTGTGCGCAATCCGGCGCTGTGGGCCTTTTCCCTAGGAATGCTCTGCCGTTCAGTGCAGTTCCATCCTTGGGTAGAGCAGGGATTGCTGGGCGGTGCTTGGCTGATGCTGGTGCTAGCGCTGCTGCTGCTGGGAATGCGGCTGAGCCAGCTCGATCTGCGGCTGAATCTCAATCAGGCCGTGGTCACCCTGTTTATCAAAATGCTGATGATTCCGCTGATATTTGGACTTGCCCTGCGATCGCTCGGTCTCACAGGACTGCCCCATTTTGCCGTGGTGCTGCAGTTGGCTATGCCTCCGGCCTTTGCCACCTTGGTGATTGCGGAAGCCTATGATCTCGATCGCCAGTTAACGGTCACCTGTCTAGCTGTGGGCAGTGTGGGGCTATTGTTGACCCTGCCGATTTGGATGGTGCTGTTTTCCCCAGGGGATATGGTAGTCACCTGGCTGTACTAA
- the gloA gene encoding lactoylglutathione lyase, with translation MRLLHTMLRVGNLDESLQFYCNVLGMTLLRRKDYPGGEFTLAFVGYGDEADHTVLELTYNWGKEQYDLGDAYGHIAIGVDDIYATCNAIRDQGGQIVREPGPMKHGSTVIAFVQDPDGYKVELIQLSSRGSSQSESSEPQLAGR, from the coding sequence ATGCGGTTATTGCATACCATGCTGCGAGTTGGCAATTTAGATGAATCCCTACAGTTTTACTGCAACGTGTTGGGCATGACGCTGCTGCGCCGCAAGGACTATCCCGGCGGTGAATTTACCCTAGCGTTTGTCGGCTATGGAGACGAGGCCGACCATACGGTGCTGGAACTCACCTACAACTGGGGCAAGGAGCAGTATGACCTTGGGGATGCCTATGGGCACATTGCCATTGGCGTAGACGATATTTATGCCACCTGCAATGCCATTCGCGATCAGGGTGGTCAAATTGTGCGGGAGCCGGGGCCGATGAAGCATGGCTCGACGGTGATTGCCTTTGTTCAGGATCCTGATGGCTATAAGGTGGAGCTGATTCAACTGAGCAGCCGTGGGTCTAGCCAATCGGAGTCTTCAGAGCCGCAACTGGCAGGACGCTAG
- a CDS encoding histidine phosphatase family protein — MQLLFIRHGQATGNQAGRMMGHGQDGLSEMGRRQVQALGRRLMAESYQPTAIYSSPLERAKQTAIALAGMVDPSPQPIRYRDALCEFQNGIFQGLTWVEAQQQYPDLCRSLEASLAWQPIPGAETLQSGRDRAAQFMQEILHHHSEGDRLCIVTHHWILQQLISVLLGSDRTWGFAADYTARFEFHVATEFWSCRDQNRWNSDLWRIVRFGDRQHLADLDPR; from the coding sequence ATGCAGCTACTATTCATTCGCCATGGGCAGGCGACCGGAAACCAGGCAGGACGGATGATGGGCCACGGTCAGGATGGATTGTCAGAGATGGGGCGGCGGCAGGTGCAGGCGTTGGGACGACGGTTGATGGCAGAGTCTTATCAGCCTACGGCTATCTACAGTAGCCCACTGGAACGGGCTAAACAAACAGCGATCGCCCTTGCTGGCATGGTTGATCCATCTCCCCAGCCCATTCGCTATCGGGATGCCCTTTGTGAGTTTCAAAACGGTATTTTTCAAGGGTTAACGTGGGTAGAAGCGCAGCAGCAGTATCCTGACCTATGCCGCAGCCTGGAGGCATCCCTGGCATGGCAGCCGATCCCCGGTGCCGAAACGCTTCAGTCCGGCCGCGATCGCGCCGCCCAATTTATGCAAGAAATCTTACACCATCATAGCGAGGGCGATCGCCTCTGCATCGTCACCCACCATTGGATCTTGCAGCAGTTGATCTCGGTATTGCTGGGCAGCGATCGCACCTGGGGGTTTGCGGCAGACTATACGGCGCGGTTTGAGTTTCATGTGGCCACTGAGTTTTGGTCTTGTCGGGATCAAAATCGTTGGAATAGCGACCTGTGGAGGATCGTACGGTTTGGCGATCGCCAGCATTTAGCCGACCTTGATCCCCGTTAG
- a CDS encoding ATP-dependent Zn protease, whose protein sequence is MSNTTLNIVAIAIFSIVMASLLGPLIQLSPAVPAIAAAAMLCLFTADIFAWGGRMGNLIVDGFAQFSAEHRDRIVHHEAGHFLVAHVLGISVTGYTLNAWDSFRQGQPGRGGVRFDDQPLQAALQTNQLPVQFLDRYCTVWMAGAAAERLIYGDVQGGADDQDNFRILWAQLRRPTNEGDIKLRWSALRARTLLETHRPAYDALVAAMGQGASVEDCRQILDAAIDETEAIAA, encoded by the coding sequence GTGAGTAACACCACATTAAACATCGTCGCGATCGCCATCTTTTCCATCGTCATGGCTAGCCTGCTGGGGCCCTTGATCCAGCTTTCCCCGGCTGTGCCAGCGATCGCTGCTGCTGCCATGTTGTGCCTGTTCACCGCTGATATCTTTGCCTGGGGTGGGCGCATGGGCAATCTAATTGTGGATGGCTTTGCCCAGTTCTCCGCTGAACATCGCGATCGCATTGTGCATCACGAAGCGGGACATTTCCTGGTCGCCCATGTCCTCGGCATCTCGGTCACCGGCTACACGTTGAATGCCTGGGATTCCTTCCGCCAAGGACAGCCCGGTCGCGGTGGCGTGCGCTTTGACGACCAACCCCTGCAGGCGGCGCTGCAAACCAATCAACTACCCGTACAGTTCCTCGATCGCTACTGTACCGTTTGGATGGCGGGGGCAGCGGCAGAGCGGTTGATCTACGGCGATGTTCAAGGGGGAGCCGATGATCAAGATAACTTCCGCATCCTCTGGGCCCAACTGCGCCGTCCCACGAACGAAGGCGACATCAAGCTCCGCTGGTCGGCTCTGCGAGCCCGTACGCTGCTGGAAACCCACCGCCCTGCCTACGATGCCCTTGTTGCCGCCATGGGCCAAGGCGCTAGTGTAGAGGACTGCCGCCAGATCCTTGACGCAGCCATTGATGAAACCGAGGCGATCGCTGCCTAG
- a CDS encoding Rieske 2Fe-2S domain-containing protein gives MHVLRRSAIALGSLPLLNFTIQPVFSRHRSTLVLSGLEHCATSKCLPITRWSDRPSNSSETFLNDFVTIGALVKRNRSPAMQTVTPQSASLQSTTPDVVPLPAGGLDESRFDWTEVWYPVAYVQDLDQERPTRFTLMEQDLVIWWDRTATTWRVFADRCPHRLAPLSQGRIAEDGLLECPYHGWAFAGDGHCDRIPQQPEGGTAETSERACARAYPTAVRQGLLFVYPGTADDSDRVPIPTIDVLDDDSDDWVCLNTFRDLPYDALTLMENVLDASHIPYTHHKSVGDRKNVSPVELELVESGRQGFRGTWAEGPRRGTLGRQDTTFVAPGLMWHDLTSKQFGRTLTVVYATPIRKGECRIFARFPFKFSSKLPSFFIRLTPQWFSHIGQNAVLEDDQIFLHHQERYFAAAGGSETVAKAFYLPTKADSFVLALRRWVTDFQAESFPGAMLPPAQSDADLLDRYHSHVQHCASCRGALKNIERSRWIAGIVAAAGWTVVPILAVTLGTLWPVVLGAGGAAIAAASWAGLGQLEKRFYQGRAIPPRNQPEKSK, from the coding sequence ATGCATGTCCTCAGACGCTCGGCGATCGCCCTCGGTAGCTTGCCGCTGTTGAATTTCACTATCCAGCCCGTTTTTTCACGTCACCGCTCAACCCTCGTCTTATCAGGCTTGGAGCATTGCGCGACGTCGAAATGCCTGCCCATCACTAGGTGGAGCGATCGCCCTTCAAATAGTTCCGAAACATTTCTTAATGATTTTGTTACCATAGGAGCACTAGTCAAACGGAATCGATCGCCAGCTATGCAAACCGTAACGCCTCAATCTGCTTCCCTGCAGTCCACCACGCCTGATGTCGTACCGCTACCGGCTGGTGGTCTTGACGAATCTCGCTTTGATTGGACAGAAGTTTGGTACCCCGTTGCCTATGTGCAGGACTTAGACCAGGAGCGCCCGACTCGCTTCACCCTGATGGAGCAGGATTTGGTGATTTGGTGGGATCGGACGGCGACAACCTGGCGTGTTTTTGCCGATCGCTGCCCCCATCGCCTCGCGCCGTTGTCCCAGGGGCGGATTGCTGAGGATGGTTTGCTGGAATGTCCGTACCATGGCTGGGCGTTTGCGGGAGATGGTCATTGCGATCGCATTCCCCAACAGCCGGAAGGGGGCACGGCGGAAACGTCTGAGCGGGCCTGCGCCCGTGCTTATCCAACGGCGGTGCGTCAGGGACTGCTGTTCGTCTATCCCGGCACGGCGGACGATAGCGATCGCGTTCCCATTCCCACCATTGATGTGCTGGATGACGACTCGGATGATTGGGTTTGTCTCAATACCTTCCGGGACTTACCCTACGATGCCCTCACGCTGATGGAAAATGTGCTGGATGCCAGCCATATTCCCTACACCCATCACAAATCCGTGGGCGATCGCAAAAATGTGAGTCCTGTGGAGCTAGAGCTGGTTGAATCTGGACGGCAAGGGTTTCGGGGCACCTGGGCGGAGGGCCCGCGACGGGGCACCCTCGGACGGCAGGATACGACCTTTGTGGCACCGGGGTTGATGTGGCATGACCTAACCTCGAAGCAGTTTGGGCGTACTCTCACAGTCGTCTATGCGACACCGATCCGTAAGGGCGAATGTCGGATCTTTGCCCGCTTCCCGTTCAAATTTTCGTCGAAGCTACCCAGCTTCTTTATTCGTCTAACGCCTCAGTGGTTTAGCCATATTGGTCAAAATGCTGTGTTAGAAGATGATCAAATCTTTTTGCATCATCAGGAACGCTATTTTGCAGCGGCGGGTGGCAGTGAAACGGTAGCTAAGGCATTCTACTTACCTACTAAGGCCGATTCGTTTGTTCTAGCGCTGCGTCGCTGGGTGACGGATTTTCAGGCAGAATCATTTCCAGGGGCGATGCTGCCGCCTGCGCAGTCAGACGCAGATTTACTCGATCGCTATCATTCCCATGTGCAGCATTGCGCAAGCTGTCGCGGGGCACTGAAAAACATTGAGCGATCGCGTTGGATTGCTGGAATCGTGGCGGCGGCTGGCTGGACGGTTGTACCTATTTTGGCCGTGACCCTCGGGACGCTGTGGCCGGTGGTGCTGGGTGCTGGTGGGGCAGCGATCGCTGCGGCTAGTTGGGCTGGATTGGGTCAGTTAGAAAAGCGATTTTATCAAGGTCGCGCTATTCCACCACGCAATCAACCGGAGAAGTCGAAGTAG
- the eno gene encoding phosphopyruvate hydratase: MFEVGKTEIKGIRAREILDSRGRPTIEAEVYLKGGAVGLAQVPSGASTGSFEAHELRDADPNRYSGKGVIKAVINVEEKIAAELRGLDALNQTLIDRTMLALDGSPNKSNLGANAILAVSLANAKAAAQALQLPLYRYLGGPIANVLPVPLMNVINGGAHADNNVDIQEFMIVPVGASSFREALRCGAEVFEALSKVLKGKGLLTGVGDEGGFAPNLESNQAALELLMLAIEQSGYKPGTEVALALDVAASEFYKDGEYVYDGSSHSPSETVSYLADLCNQYPIVSIEDGLHEDDWSNWQLLTDELGDRVQLVGDDLFVTNPERLQRGIEEEAGNSILIKLNQIGSLTETLDTIALAGRNGYTSVISHRSGETEDTTIADLAVATRAGQIKTGSLCRSERIAKYNRLLRIEDELGASAVYASMMGLGPKYA; encoded by the coding sequence ATGTTTGAAGTTGGTAAGACAGAAATTAAAGGAATTCGTGCTAGGGAAATTTTGGATTCTCGCGGTCGCCCTACTATTGAAGCCGAAGTATATTTAAAAGGAGGGGCCGTTGGTCTAGCCCAGGTGCCCAGTGGTGCATCCACCGGCAGCTTTGAAGCCCATGAACTGCGTGATGCAGACCCGAATCGCTATTCGGGGAAAGGGGTGATTAAGGCGGTGATCAATGTTGAAGAAAAGATTGCGGCAGAACTGCGGGGTCTGGATGCTCTCAACCAAACCTTGATCGATCGCACCATGCTAGCGCTAGACGGTTCGCCCAATAAGTCCAACCTAGGGGCGAATGCCATCTTGGCCGTATCCTTGGCCAATGCCAAAGCCGCCGCCCAGGCCCTACAGCTTCCGCTCTATCGTTACCTAGGTGGCCCCATCGCCAATGTGCTGCCAGTGCCCTTGATGAACGTGATCAATGGCGGAGCCCATGCCGACAATAATGTCGATATTCAAGAGTTTATGATTGTGCCCGTGGGCGCGAGCTCCTTTCGGGAAGCGCTGCGCTGTGGGGCGGAAGTGTTTGAAGCCCTCAGCAAGGTCTTGAAAGGTAAAGGATTGCTGACTGGTGTGGGGGATGAAGGTGGATTTGCCCCCAACCTAGAGTCCAATCAAGCGGCGTTGGAACTGTTGATGCTGGCGATTGAGCAATCGGGATATAAGCCCGGCACCGAAGTGGCCTTGGCCTTGGATGTAGCCGCCTCTGAATTTTATAAAGATGGTGAGTATGTCTATGATGGCTCCAGCCATTCTCCATCTGAGACGGTCAGCTATCTTGCCGATCTGTGCAACCAATATCCCATCGTGTCCATTGAAGATGGCCTGCATGAGGATGATTGGAGTAACTGGCAACTGTTGACGGATGAACTGGGCGATCGCGTTCAGCTTGTCGGCGATGACCTGTTTGTCACCAATCCTGAACGGCTGCAGCGCGGCATTGAGGAAGAGGCGGGCAACTCCATTTTGATTAAGCTCAATCAAATTGGCTCCCTCACCGAAACCCTGGATACGATCGCTCTGGCTGGACGGAACGGCTACACCTCGGTGATCAGCCATCGTTCCGGCGAAACGGAAGACACCACGATTGCCGATCTGGCCGTGGCTACCCGAGCTGGGCAAATTAAAACCGGCTCCCTCTGCCGCAGTGAACGGATTGCCAAGTACAACCGCCTCCTGCGCATTGAGGATGAGCTGGGCGCAAGTGCAGTGTATGCCAGCATGATGGGTCTGGGGCCCAAGTATGCCTAG
- a CDS encoding addiction module antitoxin produces the protein MHKKLTISIDEQVYDGLYAVVGKGGISQFIEDLLRPYVIKDELDAAYKLMAEDQERETEALAWSEALIGDSEP, from the coding sequence ATGCATAAGAAGTTAACCATCAGTATTGATGAACAGGTCTACGACGGCCTGTATGCAGTGGTTGGGAAGGGGGGAATTAGTCAGTTTATTGAGGATTTGTTACGCCCTTACGTTATCAAGGATGAGCTAGATGCTGCTTATAAGCTCATGGCTGAAGATCAAGAGCGCGAAACAGAGGCTTTAGCGTGGTCTGAGGCGCTGATTGGGGACAGTGAACCATGA
- a CDS encoding late competence development ComFB family protein: MSIEKIVDQALQDGYLTPAMEAEVGRICDTAAELSIEEYMALDRLMGALLTGEVVAVPRKQFINVMEELVLTEAIARVAEIEATSDCTLDLGDIAAYALNRLPPLYATTEEGASYQRTRAKAELQVIITQKVSEGISRNLDQPEFFPERQVIRKEEKKDDVLGQISSLLQTYAHKYEGEDEVQPVEN; the protein is encoded by the coding sequence ATGAGCATTGAAAAAATTGTCGATCAAGCCCTGCAAGATGGCTACCTCACCCCAGCTATGGAGGCAGAAGTCGGTCGCATTTGTGATACGGCGGCAGAACTCTCGATCGAGGAGTACATGGCGCTCGATCGCTTAATGGGCGCGCTGCTCACCGGGGAAGTGGTGGCGGTGCCGCGCAAGCAGTTTATTAACGTGATGGAAGAATTGGTGCTCACGGAGGCGATCGCTCGCGTAGCAGAAATTGAAGCCACCAGTGACTGTACCTTAGACCTAGGCGACATAGCAGCCTACGCGCTCAACCGGCTGCCGCCCCTCTACGCCACGACGGAAGAAGGTGCCAGCTATCAACGCACCCGCGCCAAGGCGGAGCTGCAAGTCATTATCACCCAGAAGGTGAGCGAAGGCATTTCTCGCAACCTTGACCAGCCGGAATTCTTCCCGGAACGTCAGGTCATTCGCAAAGAAGAGAAAAAAGACGATGTGCTGGGGCAAATCAGCTCCCTGCTGCAAACCTATGCCCACAAATATGAAGGGGAAGACGAAGTCCAGCCCGTTGAAAACTAG
- a CDS encoding M23 family metallopeptidase — protein MPSFMTSSASVADSIGTVARGTGLLLASLVSLTVGTSFVSTATALEVEIRPTNPQLGDTLTILVQAESADEPPPVVTMGDRTFPTFPLGNNQFQALLPTTPLDDPGRVVVQVTGETVVRNLAVWVSDRSFPTQSLWISGSDDLGTDYEFDRVDEFKALVSDQQLWSGSFLRPTSGPVTTIYGIRRYYNGVFAEDYYHRGVDYAAGTGTPVVAPAAGIVALVDYEANGFEIHGNTVGLDHGQGVASIFLHLSRIDVQEGDRVEAGQVIGAVGSTGISTGPHLHWGLYVHGQAVDPVPWRDGVE, from the coding sequence ATGCCATCTTTTATGACGTCTTCCGCTTCTGTTGCTGACTCCATCGGTACGGTTGCCCGAGGCACAGGGCTGCTGCTGGCCAGTCTCGTCAGCCTCACCGTCGGGACAAGTTTCGTGAGCACCGCTACTGCCCTAGAAGTCGAGATTCGCCCCACCAATCCCCAACTGGGCGACACCCTCACCATTCTGGTGCAAGCGGAGTCTGCCGACGAACCGCCGCCGGTGGTCACCATGGGCGATCGCACCTTTCCCACCTTTCCCCTAGGCAACAACCAGTTTCAGGCCTTGCTGCCCACCACTCCGTTGGATGATCCCGGCCGGGTGGTGGTGCAGGTGACCGGTGAAACCGTGGTGCGCAACCTTGCCGTCTGGGTAAGCGATCGCAGTTTTCCTACCCAAAGCCTGTGGATTTCTGGCTCCGATGATTTGGGGACAGACTACGAATTTGATCGGGTGGATGAATTTAAGGCGCTGGTCAGTGATCAGCAACTGTGGAGCGGTTCATTTCTGCGCCCCACCTCGGGGCCAGTGACGACCATTTACGGCATCCGTCGTTACTATAACGGCGTCTTTGCCGAAGACTACTATCATCGGGGTGTAGACTACGCCGCTGGCACAGGCACGCCGGTGGTGGCTCCGGCAGCGGGGATCGTGGCCCTAGTGGACTACGAAGCCAACGGATTTGAAATCCACGGCAACACCGTTGGGCTAGACCACGGGCAGGGCGTCGCCAGCATTTTTCTGCACCTCAGCCGTATTGATGTGCAGGAGGGCGATCGCGTGGAAGCAGGGCAGGTGATCGGTGCTGTAGGCAGCACTGGCATCTCGACGGGGCCCCATCTACATTGGGGGCTTTATGTCCACGGCCAAGCTGTGGATCCCGTACCATGGCGGGATGGAGTGGAGTAG
- a CDS encoding adenylate/guanylate cyclase domain-containing protein, translated as MLNLYKPRRQIIAEAVSVLSSYGVSQEVRDRLTVIFDEQGDRELYRANPRLLAAHLQLHERTALQLLVMALREGLVTLNWEVECPACGGIDPAHHHLHELRSLHTCPACKTIHETNADDQVRVTFTLDERLRKLTAAADDPDFRNKMDRRYGTVSAHHMLTLPTFRQLFPKETLPPNESLLIRRVAILFTDLAGSTQLYTRRGDTQAYELVHRHFDLLFRIVDEQRGAVVKTIGDAVMAAFTEPHQALQAAIAMHTQLNQLNQDLALPPDDWLRLKIGIDAGPCVSVTLNDRLDYFGTTVNRAARVQNASYPGSITITETLLQDMVRVDSFRGWQRQQRALRLKGIDHPVTVYDLAPPRGSQDSRSGTSTHRQA; from the coding sequence GTGCTAAACCTTTATAAACCCCGCCGTCAGATTATTGCTGAGGCGGTCTCGGTTCTGTCGTCCTATGGTGTCAGTCAAGAGGTGCGCGATCGCTTAACGGTGATCTTCGATGAACAGGGCGATCGGGAGCTGTATCGCGCCAATCCGCGCCTGCTGGCGGCCCATCTCCAGCTCCATGAACGCACCGCTCTACAACTTTTGGTGATGGCGCTGCGGGAGGGGCTGGTCACCCTCAACTGGGAAGTGGAATGTCCGGCCTGTGGCGGTATTGATCCAGCCCATCATCATCTCCATGAGCTGCGATCGCTGCACACCTGCCCCGCTTGTAAAACCATCCATGAAACCAATGCCGATGATCAAGTGCGGGTGACGTTTACCTTGGATGAACGCCTGCGCAAACTCACGGCGGCAGCGGATGATCCAGACTTTCGCAACAAGATGGATCGACGCTATGGCACGGTGTCGGCCCATCACATGTTGACCTTGCCCACCTTTCGGCAACTGTTTCCCAAGGAAACCCTACCGCCCAACGAAAGTTTGCTAATTCGTCGGGTGGCTATCCTGTTTACCGACCTAGCCGGCTCCACCCAGCTCTATACCCGGCGGGGTGATACCCAGGCCTATGAGCTGGTGCATCGTCACTTTGACCTGCTGTTTCGCATCGTGGATGAGCAGCGGGGTGCCGTGGTCAAAACCATTGGCGATGCGGTGATGGCAGCGTTCACCGAACCTCATCAGGCTCTGCAGGCAGCGATCGCCATGCATACCCAGCTCAACCAGCTCAACCAAGACCTGGCCTTGCCCCCCGACGATTGGCTGCGGCTGAAAATTGGCATTGATGCAGGGCCCTGCGTCAGTGTCACCCTCAACGATCGCCTCGACTATTTTGGCACCACGGTCAACAGGGCCGCCCGCGTCCAAAACGCCAGCTATCCCGGCAGCATCACCATCACAGAGACCCTGCTTCAAGACATGGTGAGAGTTGACAGCTTCAGGGGCTGGCAACGGCAGCAGCGAGCCCTTCGGCTTAAGGGCATTGATCATCCGGTCACCGTATACGACCTCGCCCCTCCTCGGGGATCTCAGGACAGTAGGTCAGGAACCTCTACCCATCGCCAAGCCTAG
- a CDS encoding type II toxin-antitoxin system PemK/MazF family toxin encodes MNRGEVWWINFDPSVGGEIKKERPAVIVSNNAANRNLNRVQVVPITSNVSRLYPSEAMVTLQGRQGKAMADQLTTVSKQRMRKKAGEITSEDMTAVELAIRVQLGLS; translated from the coding sequence ATGAACAGAGGTGAAGTGTGGTGGATTAATTTTGATCCGTCAGTCGGTGGCGAAATTAAGAAAGAGCGACCCGCAGTGATCGTCAGCAACAATGCGGCAAACCGAAATCTTAACCGAGTTCAGGTTGTGCCGATTACGAGCAATGTGTCTAGACTGTACCCAAGTGAAGCAATGGTAACCTTGCAAGGTCGTCAAGGGAAGGCAATGGCTGATCAACTGACAACTGTTTCTAAGCAAAGAATGAGGAAAAAGGCAGGGGAAATAACGTCTGAAGACATGACTGCTGTAGAATTAGCCATCCGAGTACAACTTGGGCTGAGCTAA